TTGATAATGAAAAcaagttactccctctgatcctaaattcttgactcaaatttgcccgaatatggatgtatctattgttaaaaagtgtctagatacatgtaatatttcgacaacaatttaggatcggagggagtactttgcaAGGCAGCAAACTCATGGTAACAGAATGGCCAAGTTAATCAGGTTGGGGTGTAGGAGTAGTATATGTCaacaaacaaagagaaaaGACCATAACAGTGACAACACTACCTATATCAAAAATGCTCAGCACTACATAAACTCTTGAAGTTCACATATTGATGAAGATTGCTGCAACAGGTAGAAACCCAAGCCTTCATATCCTAGTCAACAGGTCACAATGGCAAGCATAACCACCGATCTTTTTACAGTCGAGGTAGATAGACATTAATCAAGGTTGCCAAACAGAAGTATTGAGGGTGGTAATTTATGTGGTCCTATTGGGTATAACAGACAGAGTACTGTCAAATTGAGGTGTAACCATATAAGTAGAACAATTGCAGCCTCATAAACTACTTTGCCTGGTTGATTTCACGCAATTCTGTAAACAACATGACCTCCAAATAACCTGATACAAATACACTCTGGAGTCACAGAGAACCAATTCGCATTGAGCCATCTCACCACCAATTAACCATTCAATACATCCAAATAATTTGGCCTAATACTTTGGACAAAATAGTGGCAATACATTTGGTTTCTAAATTCACTCATATGATCCAACCAGTCAACAACCAAGCCTCGGCCCTCCTCACCTCACatgagctcctcctccttgcggAGGTACTCGCCGGCGTCAGACTGGTGCAGCACGACGACGGCGTTGGTATCAGCCTTCCTGCAGTCCTGCGCGCCCCTGGCGGCGACACCGAACCCGAGCGGCACGTCGGCCATGGACATGACGACGACGCCGTCCCCCGACTTGGTGTTCTCGGTGATCCGCGCCAGCGCGGACTTTGGGACGGAGTTGCCGAAGAGGAAGGAGCGCTCCGTGTCGGGCTTGAGCcagacgcggcggcgcgcgtgggcggcgaggaggtcgAGCGCGTGGACGGTGAGGTGGAAGGCGCCGCCGTGGGTGAACTTGCCGATGGGGGTGCCGACCCCGGCGAGGCGCGTGCGGGACACGGCAGTGGCGCGGCGGACGAGGGACTCGGAGGCGTAGTAGACGCGGTTCttgtggaggcggaggcagtaGCGGCCGGGTTCCGGGTCGGGCCCCTCCACCGAGGGCCGCTCCAGGAGGTGCTTCAGGTTGGGGCCGGTGAACTTGAAGAGCTTCTCGAAGACCTGCGTGGTCTCCTTCTCGTCGAGCGGCCGcatggcggaggcggcggcggagttcGGGGGCGGGAGCGGCGGTGGAGGTTGGGGACGGAGGCTAGGGTTTAGTTGGGTGTCTTTTTCCCGTGGTTTTATCGGGAGGGCGGGCAGTTTGATTATTGGTCGTTCGATCGGACAAATCCTACGGCTGATGGCATCCATAGCATAGCAATTGTACGGTGAGTAGTGAGGTCAGGCCGTCAGGGTGTGTGCATTCGGTTTGATTTGAATTCAAAGTTTTGTCGACTCAAATTTACTTTGGATGGATTTCAGCCAAACTGAAGCTGCGGCCTGGCACGCCGGccgtcgaagaagaagaacaacgGCGGTAATGTCTTCGGGCCGAGGACTACACATTATTTTTTTTCGAGCAATATATGCCACATACTTtcttcgtcccatattaagtgtcaaaatattacatgtatttagacgctttttagatatatagatacatccatatttaaacaaatttgagacacttgaTATGAAACAAgaggagtagttttttttagacaaCAGATTGTTTTATTCGACGAACAACCTGGCTAGATATACGAAGACCATCCGACGAATGGCGGAACCACACACGACGTCCCACATCAGCGATGAGGAGCTTCTGGCTAACTTATGGGCATCATATCGGAGCTTCTAATCTCATGACGAAACACACACTCACTAAGACACGGGGGGAGTAGTTTTGTTTAGAGAATATACACACCACCTCCGGCGAGCCAGGAGGCCCAGCCAGCACAAGGTGCGTGGTCCAACTAGTACCGTGGTCCAATTAGTACCTAC
This is a stretch of genomic DNA from Brachypodium distachyon strain Bd21 chromosome 1, Brachypodium_distachyon_v3.0, whole genome shotgun sequence. It encodes these proteins:
- the LOC100838663 gene encoding 60S ribosome subunit biogenesis protein NIP7 homolog, coding for MRPLDEKETTQVFEKLFKFTGPNLKHLLERPSVEGPDPEPGRYCLRLHKNRVYYASESLVRRATAVSRTRLAGVGTPIGKFTHGGAFHLTVHALDLLAAHARRRVWLKPDTERSFLFGNSVPKSALARITENTKSGDGVVVMSMADVPLGFGVAARGAQDCRKADTNAVVVLHQSDAGEYLRKEEELM